The Glycine soja cultivar W05 chromosome 6, ASM419377v2, whole genome shotgun sequence genome has a window encoding:
- the LOC114415766 gene encoding probable Histone-lysine N-methyltransferase ATXR5, with protein MAPATTNSSPSAQRHVGFSRRTQAPRQLDGDSPPVNKYRMLSEIMARAPYAVVERETYSDLLCDQCGSGELPEELLLCDKCDKGFHMKCVRPIVVRIPIGSWLCPNCQGGKRVRPFSQKKIIDFFGIRRSSDDANDKRSSQDAKKRKKCSRPLVLHKKKRRLLPFVPTKDLNRRLKQMGSLASALTALNMEFSDHLTYLPGMAPRCANQALLENGGMQTLSKEDMETLEQCIALSKRGEFPPFMVVYDSREGYTVEADDLIKDMTIIAEYTGDVDYLDTRERDDCDSMMTLLLGAESSQSLVICADKRGNIARFISGINNHTQEGRKKQNCKCVRYNVNGECRVFLVAIRDISKGERLYYDYNGHEYQYPTHHFV; from the exons ATGGCTCCAGCCACCACCAATTCCTCGCCCTCGGCTCAGCGCCACGTCGGCTTCAGCCGGCGCACGCAGGCGCCGCGCCAGCTGGACGGCGACTCGCCGCCAGTGAATAAGTACCGGATGCTGTCAGAGATAATGGCGCGCGCGCCGTACGCGGTGGTGGAGAGAGAAACTTACAGCGACCTCTTGTGCGACCAATGCGGCTCCGGCGAGCTGCCGGAGGAGCTGCTTCTCTGCGACAAATGCGATAAAGGCTTTCACATGAAATGCGTGAGGCCTATCGTCGTGAGGATTCCGATTGGATCGTGGCTTTGCCCTAACTGTCAAGGAGGGAAGAGAGTGCGGC CTTTCTCTCAGAAGAAGATAATCGATTTCTTCGGGATTCGGAGGAGTTCTGATGATGCTAATGATAAGCGTTCCTCTCAGG ATGCTAAAAAGCGTAAGAAATGTTCACGACCTCTGGTATTACATAAGAAAAAGAGGAGATTGTTACCATTTGTTCCTACAAAAGATCTTAACCGGAGATTGAAACAGATGGGTTCTCTTGCTTCTGCTTTAACAGCCTTAAATATGGAATTCAGTGATCACCTCACATACTTGCCTGGAATGGCTCCTAGATGTGCAAATCAAGCCTTACTTGAAAATGGCGGCATGCAG ACTCTTTCCAAGGAAGACATGGAGACCTTAGAACAATGCATTGCTTTGTCTAAAAGAGGCGAATTCCCTCCCTTTATGGTTGTTTATGATTCACGTGAAGG CTATACTGTTGAGGCTGATGACCTAATCAAGGATATGACGATTATTGCTGAATACACTGGTGATGTGGATTACCTTGACACACGGGAACGTGATGACTGTGACAGTATGATGACCCTTCTTCTTGGAGCAGAAAGTTCTCAAAGTCTTGTTATTTGTGCTGATAAACGAGGAAACATTGCTCGCTTTATCAGTGGCATAAATAATCACACACA GGAAGGTAGGAAGAAGCAGAATTGTAAGTGTGTGAGATACAATGTTAATGGTGAATGCAGGGTCTTTTTGGTTGCCATTCGTGATATTTCCAAGGGAGAGAGGCTATATTATGATTATAATGGTCATGAGTATCAATACCCGACTCATCATTTTGTCTGA
- the LOC114415767 gene encoding uncharacterized protein LOC114415767: protein MTKFRKLGRPTGHRMSMLRTMVSQLVKHERIETTVAKAKEIRRLADNMVQLGKEGSQHAARQAASFVRGDDVIHKLFTELAYRYKDRAGGYTRLLRTRIRVGDAAPMAYIEFIDRENELRQAKAPTPQPPQRAPLDPWTRSRLSRQFAPPKEDKSGSDL from the exons ATGACTAAGTTCAGGAAATTGGGTCGACCCACCGGTCACCGAATGTCCATGCTCCG AACCATGGTCTCGCAGTTGGTGAAGCACGAGCGCATCGAAACTACTGTTGCCAAG GCGAAAGAGATCAGAAGACTCGCGGATAATATGGTGCAGCTTGGAAAGGAG ggaTCCCAACATGCTGCAAGACAAGCTGCTAGTTTTGTGCGAGGAGATGATGTCATTCACAAGTTGTTTACAGAACTAGCTTATCGGTACAA GGATAGAGCTGGGGGATACACCAGATTGCTTCGGACCCGTATTCGAGTGGGTGATGCTGCACCGATGGCCTATATCGA GTTTATTGACAGAGAAAATGAGCTTAGGCAGGCAAAGGCACCAACTCCTCAGCCACCACAGAGAGCACCCCTTGATCCCTGGACACGTTCTCGTCTCAGCAGGCAATTTGCTCCTCCTAAAGAGGATAAATCTGGATCTGATTTGTGA